From Candidatus Vondammii sp. HM_W22, one genomic window encodes:
- a CDS encoding CDP-6-deoxy-delta-3,4-glucoseen reductase, whose translation MTFKVLVEPSGHQFSAEAGEFILDAAERQGISLPYGCRNGMCGTCSGTLISGSVTYPEETQGTVDEKPDGYCLTCKATPSSDLAIHLNEVESEAQEKIRALPCKVEKLEQLSHDVMRVYLKLPENERILFLAGQYLDFMMEDGRRRAFSIANAPHNDDLIELHIRHVPGGKFTDLLFNGIKSGDIFNIQAPMGGFYLRENSDRPRIFMAGGTGFAPLKGIIEHAIHIGQDCPIHLYWGVRAERDLYLEELASKWAEEQKNLTFVPVLSEPDSGWSGRSGWVHDAVLEDHQDMSLYDLYMSGPPVMVFGAKKAFMAARMSEDNMFSDVFEWAQDNPDK comes from the coding sequence ATGACTTTCAAGGTACTAGTAGAACCCAGCGGCCATCAATTTTCAGCTGAAGCTGGTGAATTTATTCTAGATGCAGCAGAACGGCAAGGCATCTCCCTGCCTTATGGTTGCCGCAATGGCATGTGCGGGACCTGCTCAGGGACTTTGATCTCGGGTTCAGTTACCTATCCTGAAGAGACCCAGGGCACGGTAGATGAAAAACCGGATGGCTATTGCCTCACCTGCAAAGCGACACCCTCCAGTGATTTGGCCATTCACCTCAATGAGGTAGAGAGCGAAGCACAAGAGAAGATTCGTGCCCTGCCCTGCAAAGTAGAGAAGCTGGAGCAGCTCTCGCACGATGTGATGCGGGTCTACCTGAAGCTACCTGAAAATGAGCGTATTCTGTTTCTTGCTGGCCAATATCTCGATTTCATGATGGAGGATGGTCGCCGCCGCGCCTTCTCCATAGCCAATGCACCGCATAATGATGACCTTATTGAGCTGCATATTCGCCACGTCCCTGGTGGAAAGTTCACCGATCTTCTCTTCAACGGGATAAAATCCGGCGATATCTTCAACATTCAGGCCCCCATGGGCGGCTTCTATCTGCGAGAGAATTCTGATCGTCCCCGGATCTTCATGGCCGGAGGCACTGGCTTTGCTCCACTGAAAGGGATTATCGAACACGCTATCCACATCGGCCAGGATTGTCCGATCCATCTTTATTGGGGAGTACGTGCCGAGCGTGATCTCTACCTTGAGGAATTGGCATCGAAGTGGGCTGAGGAGCAGAAAAATTTAACTTTCGTCCCCGTATTGTCCGAACCCGACAGCGGCTGGAGTGGCAGGAGCGGCTGGGTACATGATGCTGTACTCGAGGATCACCAGGACATGAGCCTTTACGATCTCTACATGAGTGGCCCACCGGTAATGGTTTTCGGCGCCAAAAAGGCCTTTATGGCAGCCCGTATGAGTGAAGATAATATGTTTTCGGATGTGTTTGAGTGGGCTCAGGATAACCCAGATAAATAG